Proteins encoded by one window of Homo sapiens chromosome 10, GRCh38.p14 Primary Assembly:
- the DNMBP gene encoding dynamin-binding protein isoform h (isoform h is encoded by transcript variant 9) produces the protein MWDVCMERGHRDLEQFERVHRYISDQLFTNFKERTERLVISPLNQLLSMFTGPHKLVQKRFDKLLDFYNCTERAEKLKDKKTLEELQSARNNYEALNAQLLDELPKFHQYAQGLFTNCVHGYAEAHCDFVHQALEQLKPLLSLLKVAGREGNLIAIFHEEHSRVLQQLQVFTFFPESLPATKKPFERKTIDRQSARKPLLGLPSYMLQSEELRASLLARYPPEKLFQAERNFNAAQDLDVSLLEGDLVGVIKKKDPMGSQNRWLIDNGVTKGFVYSSFLKPYNPRRSHSDASVGSHSSTESEHGSSSPRFPRQNSGSTLTFNPSSMAVSFTSGSCQKQPQDASPPPKECDQGTLSASLNPSNSESSPSRCPSDPDSTSQPRSGDSADVARDVKQPTATPRSYRNFRHPEIVGYSVPGRNGQSQDLVKGCARTAQAPEDRSTEPDGSEAEGNQVYFAVYTFKARNPNELSVSANQKLKILEFKDVTGNTEWWLAEVNGKKGYVPSNYIRKTEYT, from the exons AAGGAGAGGACAGAGCGGCTTGTCATCTCCCCCTTAAATCAGTTACTGAGCATGTTTACAGGGCCCCATAAGCTGGTACAGAAACGCTTTGACAAGCTCCTGGACTTCTATAACTGTACAGAACGGGCAGAAAAGCTAAAGGACAAGAAGACCCTGGAGGAGCTGCAGTCGGCCCGGAACAACTATGAGGCCCTGAATGCACAGCTGCTGGATGAGCTGCCCAAGTTCCACCAGTACGCCCAGGGCCTCTTCACCAACTGTGTCCACGGCTATGCTGAAGCCCACTGTGACTTTGTGCACCAGGCTCTGGAGCAATTAAAGCCACTGCTTTCG TTACTCAAAGTGGCTGGCAGAGAGGGAAACCTTATTGCCATCTTCCACGAAGAGCACAGCAGAGTTCTGCAGCAACTCCAGGTTTTTACCTTCTTCCCGGAGTCTCTTCCAGCTACCAAGAAGCCATTTGAGAGGAAAACCATTGACCGCCAGTCTGCTCGAAAGCCACTCCTGGGCCTG CCAAGTTACATGCTACAGTCAGAAGAACTCCGGGCCTCCCTCCTGGCCAGGTATCCCCCTGAAAAACTCTTCCAGGCAGAACGGAACTTCAATGCTGCTCAAGACTTGGATGTCTCACTTTTGGAAGGTGACCTGGTGGGTGTGATTAAGAAAAAAGACCCCATGGGCAGCCAGAACCGCTGGCTGATTGACAATGGAG TCACCAAAGGCTTCGTGTACAGCTCTTTCCTAAAGCCCTACAATCCTCGCCGCAGCCACTCCGATGCCTCCGTGGGTAGCCACTCCTCCACAGAGTCTGAGCACGGCAGCTCCTCCCCCAGGTTCCCACGCCAGAACAGCGGCAGCACCCTGACCTTCAACCCCAGCAGCATGGCTGTATCCTTTACCTCGGGGTCTTGCCAGAAGCAGCCTCAAGATGCATCTCCTCCGCCAAAAGAATGTGACCAAGGAACTCTCAGTGCATCCCTAAATCCGAGTAATTCAGAGAGTAGTCCTTCCAGATGCCCTTCAGACCCAGACTCCACCTCCCAGCCAAGGTCAGGGGACTCTGCAGATGTAGCTAGAGATGTAAAGCAACCCACTGCCACGCCGAGGAGCTACCGGAACTTCAGGCATCCAGAAATAGTTGGCTACTCCGTACCAGGACGAAATGGGCAAAGTCAAGACCTCGTCAAAGGATGTGCAAGAACAGCCCAGGCTCCGGAAGACAGAAGTACAGAGCCAGATGGCAGTGAGGCAGAAGGCAACCAG GTCTATTTTGCTGTCTACACCTTCAAGGCACGAAACCCAAATGAGCTGAGCGTGTCAGCCAATCAGAAACTCAAGATCCTCGAGTTTAAAGATGTTACAGGAAATACAGAGTGGTGGTTAGCTGAGGTTAACGGGAAGAAGGGCTACGTTCCCTCCAATTATATCCGCAAAACCGAGTACACCTGA